In one Mobula hypostoma chromosome 17, sMobHyp1.1, whole genome shotgun sequence genomic region, the following are encoded:
- the LOC134357768 gene encoding tetranectin-like has translation MQLRVVVTLLTVLCLLRDSRQRPRKNLSTKKVTVGMIEDIKKQIAHIVEEVNLLKEKQALHAVCLRGKKVDNKCYLPMSGEKTFHKAYDDCILHGGTLGWAEDEEENQALLQYARRKVGKNRNIWIGVTDITVEGTWVDMTGARVNYTNWETVTSQQPDGGSKENCVALSGLANGKWLDKPCHFQYNYFCQFNIL, from the exons ATGCAGCTGAGGGTGGTTGTGACTTTGCTCACCGTCTTGTGCCTGCTCCGGGACAGCCGGCAGCGGCCCAGGAAGAACTTGTCCACAAAGAAAG TGACTGTGGGTATGATTGAAGACATCAAGAAGCAGATTGCCCACATTGTGGAGGAGGTGAACTTACTGAAGGAGAAACAGGCCCTGCATGCAG TGTGCCTCCGAGGAAAGAAAGTGGACAACAAGTGCTACTTGCCGATGAGTGGAGAAAAGACATTTCACAAGGCATATGATGACTGCATCCTACATGGTGGGACCCTGGGTTGGGCTGAGGATGAGGAGGAAAATCAGGCTCTGCTCCAGTATGCCAGGAGGAAGGTGGGAAAGAACCGCAAcatctggattggagtgacagaCATCACGGTGGAGGGAACCTGGGTGGATATGACGGGTGCACGGGTCAACTACACCAATTGGGAGACTGTGACCTCCCAGCAGCCTGACGGCGGCAGCAAGGAGAACTGTGTGGCACTCTCAGGTCTTGCCAATGGCAAGTGGCTTGACAAGCCCTGTCACTTTCAATACAATTACTTTTGTCAGTTCAATATTCTTTAA